TTTTCATCAGTCGCGACCCGTTATCTCATCACTTTTTGATTAGCTTAGCGTAAAAGAAGCCATCACCTTCTTCCAATCCTGGCAGATTTTGCAGCCCAGGATTCTCAGGTGTACCTGTCTCCTGTAATGCAGCGTTTGGAGTGCGCTGCAGGAAGGCTTTAATCTGCTGACTGTTTTCTTCCGGCAGAATGGAACAGGTAGCGTAAACCAGCGTACCGCCAGGCTTCAGGTGTGGCCATACAGCATCAAGAATTTCAGCCTGCAACTGAGCAAGTTCAGCAATATCACGGTCACGACGCAGCCACTTGATGTCCGGATGGCGACGAATAACGCCAGTGGCCGAACAGGGGGCATCCAGCAGAATTCGATCAAACTGCTGCTCGCCGCACCATTGTGCCGGATAACGCCCATCACCTTGCTTAACGGCTGCCTTCATGCCGAGGCGTTTCAGGTTGTCGTAAACGCGTGATAAGCGTTTTTCATCAACGTCGACTGCCGTTACATTAGCATCAGGGGCAACTTCCAGAATATGTGTCGTTTTACCACCAGGAGCGCAGCATAAATCGAGGATCTGCTCACCGTTTTGCGGTAGCAGATAGCCGACGCAACCTTGGGCAGAGGCATCCTGAACGGTAACCCAACCTTGCTCGAAACCAGGCAAAGCCAGTACTGACGTAGGGGGCTCCAGACGCACGGCATCCGGGTAATCCGGGTGTGGGAAGCCGGTCAGGCCGGCGTCAGCCAACAGATCAAGCCATGCATCGCGGGTATGGTGATTGCGGTTAACGCGTAACCACATTGGCGGTCGTTGGTTATTGGCTTCAAGGATACTTTCCCACTGCTGTGGATAGGCATTCTTAATGCGCTTTACTAACCAGGACGGATGTAAGAAACGAAGTTCGCTTTGTGCAAATTCGGTTAATAGTTCTTCCTGGCGGCGCTGGAATTGGCGTAGTACGCCGTTTATCAGCCCTTTCAACTGTGGGCGTTTGATAACGACTGCACCTTCCACAGTCTCAGCAAGCGCAGCATGAGGAGGAATACGGGTATGCAATAGTTGGTAGAAGCCGACCATAATCAAATAATGGACCGTGCGCTGCTTGCCCGTCATCGGGCGCTCCATCAGTTGTTTGATCATCCACTCCAACTGGGAAAGCGTGCGCAATACGCCAAAGCAGAGTTCCTGCAACAGTGCTTTATCTTTATCGGTGACTTTCTGCTGCATGGCGGGCAGAACATTGCTTAACGACTGCCCCTTTTCGACAACCTGTTCGACGGCTTGGGCCGCCATACTGCGTAAATTAAGATTTTTTTTCATAACCGCAAAAATAAAAATGCCCGGTTACACCGGGCGTATTGAGATGTGACCGTCAGGCCAGACGGTTGCCAGGAATAAACCATTCCCGACGTGAATTTAGTAGATCCTGGGCACTCATCGCCTTTTTCCCTGCGGGTTGCAATGAGAGCAGGTTCAGAATGCCGTTGCCCGTCGCGACCTGGATACCTTGTTTGGTGGCTTCAAGGATGGTGCCGGGTTCTGCTTGCGTGGCGGTCTCAATGACTGATGCCTGCCAGACTTTCACGGGCTGACCCTCTATTTCCAGCCAGCTCATCGGCCAGGGGTTAAAGGCGCGAATGCAACGTTCTAACTGTGCGGCAGAGAGAGACCAGTCTATGCGGGCCTCTTCTTTGCTGAGCTTCTCTGCATGGGTAACCAGAGCGTCGTTTTGCACTTCAGGCTTTGCGGTACCCGCTGCGAGTTGCTTGAGTGTATCGATCAGCCCCTGCGGCCCCAGGTTTGCCAGTTTGTCATACAGCGTGCCGCTGGTATCTTCTGCTGTGATCGGGCATGCAAGCTTATAAAGCATGTCGCCAGTATCCAGGCCGACATCCATTTGCATAATGGTTACACCCGTTTCGCTATCTCCTGCCCACAGCGAACGCTGAATAGGTGCGGCGCCTCGCCAACGAGGGAGAAGGGAGCCGTGAACGTTGATGCAGCCAAGACGTGGCATGTCCAGTACTGCTTTTGGCAGAATCAAGCCATAAGCCACTACGACCATCACATCAGCCTTCAAGTCGGCAACCTGTTGCTGGTTTTCGTGCGGGCGTAAAGATACAGGCTGAAAAACCGGTAACCCTTTCTCTTCGGCCAGTACTTTCACTGGGCTGGGCATCAGTTTTTTGCCGCGTCCTGCCGGGCGGTCAGGTTGGGTAAACACACCAACGACGTTATGTCCTGAAGACAACAGCGCGTCGAGATGACGCGCTGCAAAGTCAGGTGTTCCCGCAAAAATGATACGTAGTGAGTCTGACACGTTGATTCTTGTCCTTAAGCTCGGGCGTTCAGGCGGTCGAGTTTTTCAACTTTCTGACGAATGCGTTGTTGTTTCAGCGGCGACAGGTAATCAATAAAAAGTTTACCGACCAGATGATCCATTTCGTGCTGAATACAAATCGCCAGCAGGCCATCAGCTTCCAGTTCAAATGGTTTACCATCGCGATCGAGGGCGCGAATTTTTACTTTCTCTGCGCGTGGCACTAACGCACGCTGCTCTGGAATAGAGAGACAGCCTTCCTCAATGCCAGTTTCACCGTATTTTTCCAGCAACTCTGGATTGATGAGTACCAGACGTTCATCGCGGTTCTCGGACACATCAATCACGATAATCCGTTGATGAATATCGACCTGCGTTGCCGCCAGGCCAATACCTTCTTCTGCGTACATCGTCTCGAACATATCATCGACGATACGCTGAATTTCTGCATTCACTTCTTCTACCGGTTTTGCGACTTTGCGAAGACGCTCGTCCGGAATATGTAACACTTGCAAAACTGACATAGTTATCCAGAGTTGTGTTCAGGAGTTGGAAAGATTATTACCTCTATTCTAGACAAAACCCCTGCTGATTGACAGCATCACTGACCAATCGCAAAGATTGCCAGGACCGCTTGTGACAGGGGGAGAAGGATGACCCATATCGAAGTTTGGCTACGCCTAATGCGTGTCAGTGAGATGTACGGCGACGCAATGGTACGTACGGCCAATGTTCTCATTAATCAGACCCATATTGATCCTGCATTGTTACACAGTGCAGGATTCTCAATCCGTCAGGCTGAACGCTTTTTAACGCTCCCACAAAAGGAACTGGACATTGCGTTGGACTGGTTAGCGCAGCCTCATCACTATTTCATTACGGCGGAGAGTAAGCATTATCCTCAACAGCTTCGTGCGATTGAGGACTACCCCGGCGCGCTCTTTGTGGCTGGGGATCCTGAATGCCTTTCCTCCCCCCAGCTTGCCGTTGTGGGGAGCCGCTCGCACTCCTGGTATGGCGAACGATGGGGGCGCATATTCTGTGAAAGGCTTGCCGCGGTAGGGATAACGGTGACCAGCGGACTGGCACTCGGTATCGATGGCGTCGCACATAAAGCCGCGTTAAGTGTAAATGGGAAAAGCGTTGCTGTATTGGGTAACGGTCTGTTGACTATACATCCGCGTCGGCATGCCCAGCTCGCAGAAAACATCGTCGGTATGGGAGGAGCTTTGATCTCTGAGTTTCCGCTGGCGACACCTCCGTTAGCGCATCATTTCCCCCGGCGAAACCGCATTATTAGTGGTCTCAGTAAAGGCGTTTTGGTGATTGAGGCGGCTCTGCGCAGCGGGTCTTTGGTTACCGCACGTTGTGCGATGGAGCAAGGGCGAGAGGTCTTTGCTTTACCAGGGCCGATAGGTAGCCCGGGGAGTGAAGGTCCCCATTGGCTGATAAAGCAGGGGGCCACACTGGTGACAGCGCCAGAGGATATACTCGAAAATTTGCAATACGGGTTACATTGGTTGCCAGATGAGCCTGAAAATACACTTTATTCACCAGATCACGAAGCGGTGGCATTGCCATTTCCTGAGCTCCTGGCTAACGTAGGAGATG
This Citrobacter enshiensis DNA region includes the following protein-coding sequences:
- the rsmB gene encoding 16S rRNA (cytosine(967)-C(5))-methyltransferase RsmB, yielding MKKNLNLRSMAAQAVEQVVEKGQSLSNVLPAMQQKVTDKDKALLQELCFGVLRTLSQLEWMIKQLMERPMTGKQRTVHYLIMVGFYQLLHTRIPPHAALAETVEGAVVIKRPQLKGLINGVLRQFQRRQEELLTEFAQSELRFLHPSWLVKRIKNAYPQQWESILEANNQRPPMWLRVNRNHHTRDAWLDLLADAGLTGFPHPDYPDAVRLEPPTSVLALPGFEQGWVTVQDASAQGCVGYLLPQNGEQILDLCCAPGGKTTHILEVAPDANVTAVDVDEKRLSRVYDNLKRLGMKAAVKQGDGRYPAQWCGEQQFDRILLDAPCSATGVIRRHPDIKWLRRDRDIAELAQLQAEILDAVWPHLKPGGTLVYATCSILPEENSQQIKAFLQRTPNAALQETGTPENPGLQNLPGLEEGDGFFYAKLIKK
- the def gene encoding peptide deformylase, translating into MSVLQVLHIPDERLRKVAKPVEEVNAEIQRIVDDMFETMYAEEGIGLAATQVDIHQRIIVIDVSENRDERLVLINPELLEKYGETGIEEGCLSIPEQRALVPRAEKVKIRALDRDGKPFELEADGLLAICIQHEMDHLVGKLFIDYLSPLKQQRIRQKVEKLDRLNARA
- the fmt gene encoding methionyl-tRNA formyltransferase — translated: MSDSLRIIFAGTPDFAARHLDALLSSGHNVVGVFTQPDRPAGRGKKLMPSPVKVLAEEKGLPVFQPVSLRPHENQQQVADLKADVMVVVAYGLILPKAVLDMPRLGCINVHGSLLPRWRGAAPIQRSLWAGDSETGVTIMQMDVGLDTGDMLYKLACPITAEDTSGTLYDKLANLGPQGLIDTLKQLAAGTAKPEVQNDALVTHAEKLSKEEARIDWSLSAAQLERCIRAFNPWPMSWLEIEGQPVKVWQASVIETATQAEPGTILEATKQGIQVATGNGILNLLSLQPAGKKAMSAQDLLNSRREWFIPGNRLA
- the dprA gene encoding DNA-protecting protein DprA; translation: MTHIEVWLRLMRVSEMYGDAMVRTANVLINQTHIDPALLHSAGFSIRQAERFLTLPQKELDIALDWLAQPHHYFITAESKHYPQQLRAIEDYPGALFVAGDPECLSSPQLAVVGSRSHSWYGERWGRIFCERLAAVGITVTSGLALGIDGVAHKAALSVNGKSVAVLGNGLLTIHPRRHAQLAENIVGMGGALISEFPLATPPLAHHFPRRNRIISGLSKGVLVIEAALRSGSLVTARCAMEQGREVFALPGPIGSPGSEGPHWLIKQGATLVTAPEDILENLQYGLHWLPDEPENTLYSPDHEAVALPFPELLANVGDEATPVDVVAERAGQPVPVVVAQLLELELAGWIAAVPGGYVRLRRASHVRRTNVFV